In the Muricauda sp. MAR_2010_75 genome, one interval contains:
- a CDS encoding DUF5690 family protein yields MSKKQSSLVFVLHASLAAFGTYFCMYAFRKPFTVATFEGLSYIGVDYKILLIIAQVLGYAFSKFIGIKVISELKPNRRLLLLISLILLAEVALFFFAWVSAPYNIVFMFLNGIPLGMIWGIVFSYIEGRRFTDILGVALCASFIVSSGVVKSVGLYVMNYWGVTEFWMPSVTGALFIAPLLMSSFLLQKIPPPTDTDKELRTERVPMTGADRKQLIKKFFFPLLLVVIFYTFLTAFRDFRDNFARELWDSIGYEGDISVFSTSEIIIAISVLLIIGSIFYIKNNLKALLTYHLLLILGTVVLGLSTLMFQIGILDSFLWMVCTGFGLYICYVPFNCLFFDRFIAAFKIKGNSGFLIYIADAFGYVGSILVLVYKNFGQANLSWLNFFVYGTYAVALIGIIVSVVLFFHFWARHKSENRKQQFNYGQ; encoded by the coding sequence ATGTCCAAAAAGCAGTCAAGTCTAGTTTTTGTTCTCCATGCCTCCCTCGCTGCTTTTGGCACCTATTTTTGCATGTACGCTTTTCGCAAACCTTTTACCGTAGCCACTTTTGAAGGACTGAGCTACATCGGTGTCGACTACAAGATACTTCTCATTATTGCCCAGGTCTTGGGATATGCGTTTTCAAAATTTATTGGAATCAAGGTGATTTCCGAGTTGAAACCCAACCGTAGGTTACTATTATTGATTTCATTGATTCTTTTGGCCGAAGTGGCCCTTTTTTTCTTTGCATGGGTGTCCGCTCCCTACAATATTGTTTTTATGTTCTTGAACGGGATCCCATTGGGAATGATATGGGGAATTGTGTTCTCCTATATTGAAGGGCGGCGGTTTACAGACATTTTGGGTGTGGCCCTTTGCGCTAGCTTTATTGTGTCCAGTGGCGTGGTAAAATCTGTGGGACTTTATGTGATGAACTACTGGGGCGTAACCGAATTTTGGATGCCCTCCGTCACAGGGGCTTTATTCATAGCACCGTTGTTGATGTCTTCATTCCTATTACAAAAGATACCACCACCCACCGATACCGATAAAGAATTGCGTACCGAACGCGTCCCAATGACTGGCGCTGATCGAAAACAACTCATCAAAAAATTCTTTTTCCCATTGCTTTTAGTGGTGATTTTCTACACCTTCCTTACCGCATTCCGGGATTTTCGAGACAATTTTGCTCGAGAACTTTGGGATAGCATTGGCTATGAAGGCGATATTTCTGTGTTCTCCACTTCAGAAATTATTATTGCTATCAGTGTATTGCTGATCATTGGTTCCATCTTTTACATCAAGAACAACCTTAAGGCACTGCTCACGTACCATTTACTTTTGATCTTGGGCACCGTGGTCTTAGGATTATCTACCCTCATGTTCCAAATAGGAATACTGGATTCTTTTCTTTGGATGGTCTGCACAGGTTTTGGATTATACATCTGTTATGTTCCGTTCAACTGTCTTTTCTTTGACCGATTTATTGCTGCCTTCAAAATAAAGGGAAATTCCGGTTTCCTTATCTACATTGCAGATGCATTTGGCTACGTTGGAAGCATACTGGTACTGGTTTACAAAAATTTTGGCCAGGCTAATCTTTCCTGGCTCAACTTTTTCGTCTATGGAACCTATGCCGTGGCATTGATTGGAATTATCGTCTCCGTGGTCTTGTTCTTTCACTTTTGGGCAAGGCACAAATCTGAAAATCGTAAACAGCAGTTTAACTATGGACAATAA
- a CDS encoding TonB-dependent receptor, whose product MLFVFCTTALAQNTIAVSGTVTDESGAPIPGASIIVQNTTNGTTTDFDGNYAIEAASNATLEFRYLGFVTQTIAINGRSTLNIQMAEDTQQLSEVVVIGYGTQNKESVTGSVVSIKGDNLNEVQSANFQQALQGRAAGVNISTTSSRPGAAPQIRIRGTRSLSADNDPLIVLNGIPFSGGLSDINPNDIESLDILKDASATAIYGSRGANGVILITTKSGTKGQKATITYNTYYAAKEVFAKFPMMNAAQLIQLRADVAANNGGTPLFGLAGDEYLGNDTDWQDLLYGTGLQTAHDISVQGGTENGSYNVGLGYFKETSVVPGDSFDRYSLRVQLDQNVGKLFRFGVNSVTNFNKTSSIIGIYQTLAASPLLSPYDSDGNFLESVRLQTQADDAWIPTRNEISRIGKGRVNEQLDFGTYNNIYGELQIPWIDGLKYRLNVGLNFRSSRDGNFTGQGVFNYNPINPSSASYNSTIQRDYVIENQLLYDKTFGKHQVNFVGLFSAQNTEFDNIGLGARNIPNEASLWYALDDDAILAEDVTSFGTGYSATGLLSYMARVLYQYDNRYLLTATVRSDGSSRLAPGRKWVTYPAVSLGWNIGNEAFMDSVDWVNLLKLRAGYGETSNQAIDPYSVQGNLNSVNYNFGSTFATGYFVDGLPNPNLGWEFSETYNYGLDFGLFNNRLSGSVEYYITKTNDILLGLGLPSTAGVGSVTSNIGNSENKGLEIALNGTIFDNPDGFSWDVGVNVYTNKNEITSLASGQDRDEGNLWFVGSPINVIFDYERLGLWNQTDPGFEYLDQFEPGGNEGMIRVRYTGEFNADGSPVRAIGSDDRIVQDPQPDFLGGFNTRLAYKDFDLSIVGAFQSGGILVSTLHSSNGYLNLLTGRRNNIDVDYWTPTNTDAKYPAPGGIQSGDNPKYGSTLGYFDGSYLKVRAMTLGYNFDQDFIRDSWFKSLRLYATVQNPFVLFSPFHDESGLDPETNSGVNDQGQRQNVATETNNISTGIPTVGYNVPTTRNFMLGLNVTF is encoded by the coding sequence TTGTTATTTGTTTTTTGCACTACGGCTTTAGCGCAGAACACTATTGCGGTTTCAGGTACCGTAACAGATGAATCGGGCGCACCTATTCCCGGGGCAAGCATTATTGTACAGAACACGACAAATGGAACAACAACAGACTTTGACGGGAACTACGCAATCGAGGCTGCCTCCAATGCCACCCTCGAGTTTCGTTATCTTGGATTCGTTACTCAAACGATTGCAATTAACGGAAGATCAACATTGAACATTCAAATGGCGGAAGATACCCAGCAATTATCTGAGGTCGTGGTAATTGGTTACGGTACGCAAAACAAGGAATCTGTAACGGGTTCGGTAGTTTCCATTAAGGGTGACAATTTAAATGAGGTACAATCAGCCAACTTCCAACAAGCGCTTCAAGGTAGGGCCGCTGGGGTTAACATTTCCACAACCAGTTCAAGACCTGGGGCTGCTCCACAAATACGTATACGTGGTACGCGTTCCCTTTCAGCAGACAATGACCCTTTGATAGTTCTCAATGGTATCCCCTTTTCCGGCGGACTTAGTGATATCAATCCTAATGACATTGAAAGTCTTGATATATTAAAGGATGCATCAGCTACGGCCATTTACGGGTCTAGAGGTGCTAACGGGGTTATCTTGATAACCACAAAGTCGGGAACCAAAGGACAGAAGGCTACAATCACATACAATACCTATTATGCAGCAAAAGAAGTGTTTGCAAAATTCCCAATGATGAATGCAGCCCAGCTCATACAATTGCGTGCTGATGTTGCAGCCAATAATGGGGGAACTCCGCTTTTTGGTTTGGCAGGCGATGAATACTTGGGCAATGATACGGACTGGCAAGACCTGTTGTATGGAACTGGTCTACAAACCGCGCATGACATTAGCGTTCAAGGAGGTACCGAAAACGGTTCTTACAATGTTGGATTGGGGTATTTTAAAGAAACGTCCGTAGTTCCCGGAGATTCTTTTGATAGATATTCTTTAAGAGTGCAGCTCGATCAAAATGTAGGGAAATTATTCCGTTTTGGTGTAAATTCAGTTACCAATTTCAATAAGACAAGTAGTATTATTGGCATTTACCAGACGCTGGCTGCATCACCGCTTTTAAGCCCCTATGATTCTGATGGGAATTTTTTGGAGTCGGTCCGTCTGCAAACGCAAGCTGATGATGCATGGATTCCTACTAGAAATGAAATTAGTCGAATTGGAAAAGGTAGGGTAAACGAGCAGCTCGACTTTGGTACGTACAATAACATCTATGGTGAATTGCAAATTCCTTGGATCGACGGATTGAAATACCGTCTTAACGTAGGTTTGAATTTCCGTTCGTCCAGAGATGGTAACTTTACCGGGCAAGGGGTATTTAATTACAACCCCATCAACCCTTCTTCTGCAAGCTATAATTCTACAATCCAAAGAGATTATGTAATTGAAAACCAATTACTTTATGATAAGACATTTGGTAAACATCAAGTAAATTTTGTTGGATTGTTCTCCGCACAAAACACCGAATTTGACAATATAGGTTTAGGTGCGCGGAATATTCCCAACGAGGCCTCTTTATGGTATGCTTTAGATGATGATGCCATCCTTGCCGAAGATGTTACGAGTTTCGGCACTGGTTATTCGGCCACTGGATTGTTATCCTATATGGCCAGGGTCTTATATCAGTATGACAACCGTTATTTACTTACTGCCACAGTACGTTCCGATGGTTCATCCCGATTGGCCCCAGGCCGTAAATGGGTTACGTATCCTGCGGTGTCCCTAGGGTGGAATATTGGTAATGAAGCATTTATGGATAGCGTTGATTGGGTAAACCTGCTCAAACTACGAGCTGGTTATGGTGAAACCTCGAACCAAGCCATCGATCCTTACTCAGTTCAAGGGAATTTAAATTCAGTCAACTACAATTTTGGGAGTACATTCGCTACCGGTTATTTTGTGGATGGGCTGCCCAACCCAAACTTAGGATGGGAGTTTTCAGAGACCTATAACTACGGTCTTGACTTTGGATTGTTCAATAATCGCCTATCAGGTAGCGTTGAATACTATATTACCAAGACCAATGATATCTTATTGGGTCTTGGGCTTCCAAGCACGGCGGGTGTAGGTAGCGTAACCAGCAATATTGGTAATAGCGAGAACAAAGGTCTTGAAATAGCCCTTAATGGTACTATTTTTGACAATCCGGATGGATTTTCTTGGGATGTTGGCGTTAACGTGTATACAAATAAAAACGAAATAACCTCATTGGCCTCAGGTCAGGATAGGGATGAAGGAAACCTTTGGTTTGTTGGATCCCCAATCAATGTGATCTTCGACTATGAACGGCTCGGACTTTGGAATCAGACCGACCCAGGTTTTGAATATTTAGACCAATTTGAACCAGGGGGCAATGAAGGTATGATTAGGGTACGATATACTGGAGAGTTCAATGCGGATGGGTCGCCTGTTAGGGCTATAGGCTCCGATGATAGAATTGTGCAAGATCCCCAACCTGATTTTTTAGGTGGTTTTAACACACGCTTGGCCTATAAGGATTTTGATTTAAGTATAGTAGGCGCTTTCCAAAGTGGCGGTATTCTTGTAAGCACGTTACATTCATCCAACGGCTACCTAAATTTACTTACTGGTAGAAGAAATAACATTGATGTTGACTATTGGACGCCAACCAATACCGATGCTAAATATCCTGCCCCTGGAGGGATACAAAGTGGTGATAACCCAAAATACGGAAGTACATTGGGTTATTTTGACGGATCCTACTTAAAGGTACGCGCAATGACTTTGGGCTATAATTTTGATCAAGATTTCATAAGGGATTCTTGGTTTAAGAGTCTTCGTCTTTATGCTACTGTACAGAACCCTTTTGTTCTATTTTCACCATTTCATGATGAATCTGGCTTAGACCCAGAGACCAACTCAGGGGTCAATGACCAAGGACAGCGTCAAAACGTAGCTACTGAAACAAATAACATCTCGACGGGAATACCAACGGTTGGTTACAATGTTCCAACGACACGAAACTTTATGCTAGGATTAAACGTAACATTTTAA
- a CDS encoding RagB/SusD family nutrient uptake outer membrane protein, with translation MKRKSISLAILTIALCIGSCTKDIIEEEPRGVFTPEFFSTELGVQGGLTYLYQNLRNVYGFAYFLNLGETGTDEYCAAQSADNNFFDLDLAGEGNLNSQSGFSIGTPWGNAFPAINTASGIIENAAAVGLDESLIAEAKFFRAFNYFMLVQTYGGVPLDLGAGELAFNTSVARTSVRNTVPEVYTRAIFPDLLDAVDDLPESPRLTGTVTKNVARLILAKAYLTYGWWLENPNGIPTYPDAQRNDPDGNGPSYYFQQAYNYAVQGINNPGPYRLLDYFYDVHVATNDRHEEMMLYADRTEESQIYNGADLGFSGTDNPANTAVWMVTSNYTTISVDGVAAVQREAAQSYGRPWTRMAPTIGALTETFTNKDMDSRYDGTFVTSYRGNWDKGGDPSPTLTAANGLEIEPGDAVISFLDEYDPAVDYSVNGGNIGGGEIPGRSDYVINLNEINRRFYPGLWKLGTYRTDNEGGLGSPNGALTRPFPIAKYSEFYLVAAEAAVKGASGAFTARSLVNVLRARAGMWRFDNGEQQERIEDNSAAMMAATPAVIDIDYILAERSREYFGEGMRWYDLVRTQKWTEYSSSYEIAGNDATDHSPTTTNRTIEPFHYLRPIPQDQIDDLNMTEAEKDAYQNPGY, from the coding sequence ATGAAAAGAAAAAGTATATCACTAGCAATCTTAACGATTGCATTGTGTATAGGTTCTTGTACAAAAGACATCATAGAAGAGGAGCCAAGAGGTGTGTTCACTCCAGAGTTTTTCTCAACTGAACTTGGTGTTCAAGGTGGTTTGACATATTTGTACCAGAATTTAAGAAACGTATATGGGTTCGCCTATTTTTTAAACTTGGGAGAAACAGGAACAGACGAATATTGTGCTGCCCAAAGTGCCGATAACAACTTTTTTGATTTGGACCTAGCTGGTGAGGGTAATCTAAACTCGCAAAGTGGTTTTTCAATCGGTACGCCTTGGGGCAATGCCTTCCCTGCCATTAACACGGCCAGTGGAATTATTGAAAATGCAGCGGCTGTAGGCCTGGATGAATCTCTAATTGCAGAGGCCAAATTTTTTCGAGCTTTCAACTATTTCATGTTGGTGCAAACCTATGGTGGTGTACCATTGGATTTAGGTGCCGGGGAATTGGCTTTTAATACTTCCGTAGCTAGAACTTCAGTACGTAATACGGTGCCCGAGGTATATACGAGAGCTATTTTTCCCGATTTACTTGATGCGGTCGATGATTTGCCTGAAAGTCCTCGATTAACGGGCACGGTAACCAAGAATGTAGCCCGATTGATTTTGGCAAAAGCCTACTTAACCTATGGATGGTGGTTAGAAAATCCGAATGGTATTCCCACCTATCCAGATGCACAAAGAAATGATCCTGATGGCAATGGCCCGTCCTATTATTTTCAACAAGCCTATAATTATGCTGTTCAAGGTATAAATAACCCTGGGCCTTATCGTTTGCTTGACTATTTTTATGATGTACATGTCGCTACAAATGATCGTCATGAGGAAATGATGCTCTATGCCGACCGTACAGAAGAAAGTCAAATCTATAACGGCGCGGATTTAGGATTTAGTGGAACTGATAATCCCGCCAATACAGCGGTTTGGATGGTAACTTCCAATTACACTACCATTAGTGTTGATGGTGTGGCCGCAGTACAACGTGAGGCTGCCCAAAGCTATGGAAGACCATGGACACGTATGGCTCCTACCATTGGTGCACTAACAGAAACGTTTACCAATAAGGATATGGATTCCCGATACGATGGTACTTTTGTTACCAGCTATCGAGGAAACTGGGACAAAGGAGGAGACCCTTCACCAACCTTAACAGCAGCTAATGGGTTGGAAATAGAACCAGGTGATGCGGTTATTTCATTCTTGGATGAGTATGACCCTGCTGTTGACTACAGCGTAAATGGTGGTAATATTGGGGGTGGAGAAATTCCTGGAAGATCGGATTATGTCATCAATTTAAATGAAATAAACAGAAGATTTTATCCTGGTTTATGGAAGCTCGGAACCTATCGTACTGACAACGAAGGTGGTTTGGGCTCGCCCAATGGAGCACTGACACGCCCATTTCCAATAGCCAAGTATTCTGAATTTTACCTTGTAGCAGCCGAAGCCGCTGTAAAAGGGGCTTCGGGAGCTTTCACTGCCCGAAGTTTGGTCAATGTGCTTCGTGCCCGTGCCGGTATGTGGCGTTTTGATAATGGCGAGCAGCAAGAACGTATCGAAGACAATAGTGCCGCTATGATGGCCGCAACACCAGCTGTCATTGATATAGACTATATTTTGGCCGAGCGATCCCGCGAGTACTTTGGAGAAGGTATGCGATGGTATGATTTGGTCCGCACCCAAAAATGGACAGAATATTCAAGTTCGTATGAAATTGCTGGGAATGATGCCACGGACCACAGTCCTACAACAACAAATAGGACCATTGAGCCTTTTCATTACTTAAGACCTATACCACAAGACCAAATAGATGATTTGAATATGACCGAGGCCGAAAAAGACGCCTATCAAAATCCCGGTTATTAA
- a CDS encoding VCBS repeat-containing protein — protein sequence MKNRFGLISLVLFFVFLFSCNHENKIRNKKAGGDTLFTLLNNEQTNVHFKNSITETADFNVLNYYYSYNGGGVAVGDVNNDGLEDIYFTSNQQSNKLYLNKGGFTFEDVTVAANVSDAEGWTTGTTMIDINNDGWMDIYVCKSASLNNNLLRRNKLFVNQKDGTFKEEAEKWGLDDDGFSTQSYFFDYDKDGDLDMYLINHRVDFLNSINLEVILNDQNFYPQTSDHLYRNDGNRFTDVTINSGIMNKEFSLSAAIGDYNNDGWLDVFVANDFITPDKLYINNKNGTFSNQIDQRLKHISYSSMGSDIADINNDLLPDLMVLDMSAEDHSRGKQNMPSMNTDGFWYIVRSGYHFPYMSNMLNLNNGNGYFSDIGQLAGVSKTDWSWGPLLADFDCDGLKDIFITNGIKREIANQDFGNFLDNQQDSIKNMSIQQILDRMPSEKLQNYAFKNDGDLAFSKATSIWGFNQTVNSNGAAYGDLDNDGDLDLVMNNLDDEASIYQNNASNNFLSIKLVGNERNINAIGAKVKVYTDKTSQYQELFLSRGYQSSVSPTLNFGLGNETNIKRIEIIWDNGRMTVDENVAANQTLIFNQKDSKPKTPEYQYTFSNNFSRVNPEELGIGYRHQENEFNDFSKQVLLPQKQSEKGPAFAKADINNDGLDDLFLGGAFNQPAQVYLQNTNGTFDRLDQSVFENDKSYEDIGAHFFDADNDQDLDLYIASGGYELDELDPLLQDRLYLNDGNGNFTRSNNLPRLISNTKAIASFDYDADGDWDLFVGGNVVPGKYPLPSASYILENTGSQFIDVTQTVAPEFKNLGIINDFLFSDYDQDGDKDLVIAGEWMPITIFSNTNGLFTRTELKDFEDTSGWWNTIAEIDFDQDGDLDYFVGNLGGNNKFHPSPEKPLHVYGTNLGDDSNYDMFLSKNYQGQLVPVRGKECSTQQNPFVSEKIKSYKEFANSTLQDIYGREVLEDSYHKQVNEFESVYLENNGNGNFTIRHLPKYAQLGPTISFVFVDVNGDGNMDVIGAGAIHETEVETVRYDANIGYVLLGDSKGGFKPYKDVSFYNDLNAKSMELVNVKNESYVIIANNNRQLTIFRINS from the coding sequence ATGAAAAATAGATTTGGACTTATATCGTTAGTTTTGTTTTTTGTTTTTTTATTCTCCTGCAATCACGAAAATAAAATCAGAAATAAAAAAGCTGGTGGTGATACACTTTTTACATTACTTAACAATGAGCAGACCAATGTTCATTTCAAGAATTCAATAACAGAAACGGCAGATTTTAACGTTTTAAACTATTACTATTCCTACAATGGAGGTGGTGTGGCCGTTGGCGATGTCAATAATGATGGCCTTGAGGACATCTATTTTACGTCCAACCAACAGTCCAATAAATTATACCTGAACAAAGGCGGATTTACCTTTGAGGATGTTACCGTTGCAGCCAACGTGTCGGATGCGGAAGGATGGACCACAGGAACAACCATGATCGATATCAACAATGACGGATGGATGGATATTTACGTATGCAAATCTGCTTCGCTGAACAACAATCTACTCCGCAGGAACAAGCTTTTTGTCAATCAAAAGGATGGAACTTTTAAAGAAGAGGCCGAAAAATGGGGACTGGATGATGATGGGTTTTCAACCCAATCCTATTTTTTTGATTACGATAAAGATGGTGATTTGGACATGTATCTCATCAATCACAGGGTCGATTTTTTGAACTCCATCAATCTAGAGGTCATTTTAAACGATCAGAATTTTTATCCCCAGACCTCTGACCACCTCTATAGAAATGACGGCAATAGGTTTACCGATGTTACCATCAATAGTGGAATCATGAACAAAGAATTCAGCCTTAGTGCAGCCATTGGTGACTACAACAATGACGGCTGGCTGGATGTCTTCGTGGCCAACGATTTCATCACTCCGGATAAACTTTACATCAATAATAAAAATGGTACATTTTCCAATCAAATAGATCAACGGCTAAAACACATTTCATACAGTAGTATGGGTTCTGATATTGCTGATATCAACAATGATCTTTTACCGGACTTGATGGTCTTGGACATGTCTGCCGAGGACCACAGCAGAGGCAAACAGAACATGCCCAGTATGAACACTGACGGGTTTTGGTATATTGTTAGGTCTGGTTACCATTTTCCGTATATGTCCAATATGCTCAATTTGAATAATGGAAACGGATATTTTAGTGATATTGGGCAATTGGCGGGTGTATCCAAAACCGATTGGAGCTGGGGGCCTCTTTTAGCTGACTTTGATTGCGATGGCCTCAAGGACATCTTCATTACCAACGGTATTAAACGCGAAATTGCTAACCAAGACTTTGGTAATTTCTTGGACAACCAGCAAGATTCCATCAAAAATATGTCCATTCAGCAAATTTTGGACAGAATGCCCTCCGAAAAGCTTCAGAACTATGCCTTTAAAAATGATGGGGATTTGGCATTCTCCAAAGCAACCTCGATTTGGGGTTTTAATCAAACCGTAAATTCCAATGGTGCCGCTTATGGGGATTTGGATAATGACGGCGATTTGGATTTGGTCATGAACAATCTGGATGATGAGGCCAGCATTTACCAAAACAATGCAAGCAATAACTTTTTATCAATTAAATTAGTTGGAAATGAGCGTAATATCAATGCCATAGGAGCCAAGGTGAAGGTGTATACCGATAAGACCTCCCAATACCAAGAGTTGTTCCTGTCCAGGGGATATCAATCCTCTGTTTCTCCTACTTTAAATTTTGGACTTGGGAATGAAACCAATATCAAAAGGATAGAGATAATTTGGGATAATGGGCGTATGACGGTGGATGAAAATGTTGCAGCAAACCAGACACTAATCTTCAACCAAAAAGATTCAAAACCCAAAACCCCTGAATACCAGTATACATTTTCAAATAATTTTAGCAGGGTAAATCCTGAGGAATTAGGTATTGGGTACAGGCACCAGGAAAATGAGTTTAATGATTTTTCGAAACAAGTTCTGTTGCCCCAAAAACAATCCGAAAAAGGACCCGCATTTGCAAAAGCCGATATCAATAATGATGGCTTGGATGACTTATTTTTAGGCGGGGCGTTCAATCAACCCGCTCAAGTTTATCTTCAAAATACAAATGGCACATTTGATAGATTGGACCAATCAGTTTTTGAAAACGACAAAAGTTATGAAGATATCGGCGCACACTTTTTTGATGCCGATAACGATCAAGATCTCGATTTGTATATAGCTAGTGGGGGGTATGAATTGGATGAGCTCGACCCCCTCCTCCAAGATAGATTGTACCTGAATGATGGAAATGGAAACTTTACACGTTCAAACAACCTGCCACGACTGATTTCAAATACCAAAGCCATTGCCTCGTTTGATTATGACGCCGATGGGGATTGGGATTTGTTTGTGGGAGGTAATGTTGTCCCTGGTAAATATCCATTGCCTTCTGCTTCCTATATTTTGGAAAACACAGGTTCTCAGTTTATCGATGTAACGCAAACGGTTGCCCCTGAGTTCAAAAATCTAGGGATTATTAATGATTTTCTGTTCTCTGATTACGATCAAGATGGTGACAAGGATTTGGTTATTGCCGGTGAGTGGATGCCCATAACCATTTTCAGCAACACCAATGGCCTTTTTACGAGAACGGAACTAAAAGATTTTGAGGATACCAGTGGTTGGTGGAACACCATTGCCGAAATTGACTTTGACCAAGATGGCGACCTCGATTACTTTGTAGGGAATTTAGGTGGTAATAATAAGTTTCATCCATCCCCCGAAAAACCACTTCATGTTTATGGCACCAATCTGGGCGATGATAGCAATTATGATATGTTCCTCAGTAAAAATTACCAAGGTCAATTAGTGCCGGTCAGGGGTAAGGAATGCTCCACCCAACAAAACCCGTTTGTAAGTGAAAAGATAAAATCCTACAAGGAATTTGCCAATTCCACTTTACAAGATATTTATGGAAGGGAAGTGCTGGAAGATTCATACCATAAACAAGTGAATGAGTTTGAATCGGTTTATCTTGAAAATAACGGGAATGGAAACTTTACAATACGGCACTTGCCCAAATATGCCCAATTGGGACCTACCATATCTTTTGTATTTGTTGATGTAAACGGAGATGGAAACATGGATGTTATTGGAGCTGGTGCCATACATGAAACTGAAGTAGAAACCGTACGCTACGATGCAAACATTGGTTATGTCCTTTTAGGGGATTCCAAAGGCGGCTTTAAGCCATACAAAGACGTAAGTTTTTATAATGACCTGAATGCCAAAAGCATGGAGCTAGTTAATGTTAAAAATGAGTCGTATGTCATCATTGCGAACAATAACCGACAACTGACTATTTTTCGAATCAATTCTTGA
- a CDS encoding glycoside hydrolase family 43 protein, protein MKSTINTRKNYLNRGVIPCFLSSLFVLGTIGCKRQKQSSTEISNEIDSVTDTIGTTPDTVYTLTSELYTADPSAHVFEGKLFVYPSHDFESGIPQDDLGSHFNMEDYHVFSMDSVGGEVTDHGLALHIKDVPWAGRQMWAPDAAKKDDEYFLYFPVKDKEDVFRIGVAKSENPVGPFEAMDQPIEGSYSMDPSIFEDTDGKYYMYFGGIWGGQLQKWRNNEYLGEDNYPADDAPALSPKVALMADDMVSFAEEPKDAVILDENGEPITTGDNDRRFFEAAWVHKYNGKYYLSYSTGDTHNIAYAIGDNPYGPFTYQGVILDPVLGWTNHHSIVEYQGKWWLFFHDSSMSGGQTHLRSVKMTELTHNPDGTIERINAYVEPNQ, encoded by the coding sequence ATGAAAAGCACAATCAATACACGAAAAAATTATTTAAACAGAGGTGTTATCCCTTGTTTTTTGTCATCTTTATTTGTTTTGGGCACAATTGGATGCAAACGCCAAAAACAATCTTCAACCGAAATAAGTAATGAAATCGATAGCGTAACCGATACCATTGGCACAACACCCGATACAGTTTACACTTTAACGTCTGAACTGTATACCGCAGATCCATCGGCACATGTTTTTGAGGGGAAGTTGTTTGTTTACCCATCCCATGATTTTGAATCCGGAATTCCCCAAGATGATCTTGGAAGTCATTTTAACATGGAAGATTACCATGTTTTCTCTATGGACAGTGTTGGTGGAGAGGTCACCGATCATGGATTGGCCCTTCATATTAAAGACGTGCCTTGGGCTGGAAGACAAATGTGGGCTCCAGATGCAGCCAAGAAGGACGATGAATACTTTCTATACTTTCCCGTAAAGGACAAAGAGGATGTTTTTCGTATAGGTGTGGCCAAAAGTGAAAACCCAGTTGGACCTTTTGAAGCCATGGATCAACCTATTGAAGGAAGCTATAGTATGGATCCCTCTATCTTTGAAGATACAGACGGAAAGTATTATATGTACTTTGGTGGAATTTGGGGCGGACAGCTCCAAAAATGGAGGAACAATGAATATCTGGGAGAAGATAATTATCCAGCTGATGATGCGCCGGCCCTTTCTCCTAAAGTTGCTCTTATGGCAGATGATATGGTTAGCTTTGCCGAAGAGCCCAAAGATGCAGTTATTTTGGATGAAAATGGAGAACCTATTACAACCGGAGACAACGATCGTAGGTTTTTTGAGGCAGCTTGGGTGCACAAATACAATGGAAAATATTATCTCTCCTATTCAACTGGAGATACCCACAATATTGCCTACGCCATTGGGGATAATCCTTATGGACCCTTTACCTACCAAGGAGTTATCCTTGATCCCGTTTTGGGATGGACCAACCATCACTCCATTGTGGAGTATCAGGGAAAATGGTGGTTGTTCTTCCACGACAGTTCCATGTCTGGTGGGCAAACCCATTTGCGTAGCGTAAAAATGACAGAACTTACGCATAACCCAGATGGAACCATAGAACGTATCAATGCGTATGTGGAACCTAATCAGTAG